The Methylobacterium durans nucleotide sequence GTAGAAGACGAGGTCCGGCCGCAGGGCGTCGAGGAGCGGCGGCAGCCGGCCCGCGAGGATGGCGAGGTACTCGGCGTCGCTCTGGCCGTCGGCAAGGCCGATGTCGAGGTCGCCTGCGATCTTGCGGGCGGGGTAGTTCTTCTCGGCGTGGATCGAGAGGGTGAAGAGGTCCGGGCAGGCGTAGAGGCAGTCGGCGGTGCCGTCGCCCTGGTGGACGTCGCAATCGACCACGAGGGCCCGGCCGATCGCGCCCTCCCTCTGCAGGGCGCGGGCCGCCACCGCCACGTCGTTGAACACGCAGAAGCCCGCCCCTTGCGCCCGCCGCGCGTGGTGGCTGCCGCCCGCCGCGCTCCCGCGAGGCCGTGGGCCAGGGCGAGCCGCGCCGCCGCCAGCGTGCCGCCCGCCGAGGCGCGGGCGCGGCGCGTCACGCCCGGATCGATCGGCAGGCCGATCGCCTTCTCGATCTCGCGGGGCACGGCCGAGGCGAGCACGGCCTCGACATAGGCGCGGTCGTGGACGAGGCAGAGGGTCTCCGCCCCCGCCGGCTCCGGCGTCACGAAGCCCGCCGGCGCGAGGCCGCGGGCGGACAGGATCTCGGCGAGCCGGCCGTACTTGCCCATGGGGAAGCGGTGCCCGCGGGCAGGCTCGCCTGATAGGCCGGGTGATAGACGATCGGCGTCACGCCCGCCCCTCCTCCGGCGCCCGCGGGCGCTCCCTGGTTCGCGGCCTGTCATACGCCTGATACGGCCCGGCTGTTAGGGGCCCTGTTCGGATTGGGACCGGCAGGGATCGGCGCGTGCCGTCCCGTCGCGAGCCCGGAGCCGAGGAGCGAATTCATGGCGGGATTCATGGACGGCGCCTTCGCGAGCGGCATCCCGATCGCCACCCTGGCCGTCCTGGCGCTCTGCGCCCTCGTGACCCTCGTCAATCTCGCGAGCCTGATCGTCGCCGCGCACCGCATCGGCGCGGTCCGGACAGGCTCGACCATCCCGGCCGGCGCTCCCGTCTCCCTGGTGCGGCCGGTCTGCGGGCTCGAGACCTTCAGCGAGGAGATGCTGACCCGCGGCTTCCGCCTCGACTATCCCGCCTACGAGCTGATCTTCTGCGTGGCGGATGCGGGAGACCCGATCCTGCCGCTCCTGCACCGGCTCATCGCGGCCCATCCGTCCGTGCCGGCGCGGATCATCGTCGGCGACGAGCGGGTGAGCGACAACCCGAAGCTCAACAATTGCGTGCGCGGCTGGGAGGCGGCCCGCCACGAATGGGTGGTGCTCGCCGATTCGAACGTGCTGATGCCGCCGGACTACCTGCAGCGGCTGCAGGCGGCGTGGCGGCCCGACACCGGCCTCGTCTGCTCGACGCCGGTCGGCGCCCGGCCGGACAGCTTCCCGGCCGAGGTCGAGTGCGCCTTCCTCAACACCCTGCAGGCGCGCTGGCAATATGCCGGCGAGGCCCTCGGGCT carries:
- a CDS encoding ceramide glucosyltransferase: MAGFMDGAFASGIPIATLAVLALCALVTLVNLASLIVAAHRIGAVRTGSTIPAGAPVSLVRPVCGLETFSEEMLTRGFRLDYPAYELIFCVADAGDPILPLLHRLIAAHPSVPARIIVGDERVSDNPKLNNCVRGWEAARHEWVVLADSNVLMPPDYLQRLQAAWRPDTGLVCSTPVGARPDSFPAEVECAFLNTLQARWQYAGEALGLGFAQGKSMLWHRPFLEARGGIRALAAEIAEDAAATKLVRVAGRRVHLVAAPFEQPLGRRSLREVWARQIRWARLRRVTFPLFFAPEIGTGALLPLGLGAAAVEGAPAHLALLAMAALWYGAEFRLAARAGWHRSPRLVLAFLVRDAMLPALWAAAWMRSAIVWRGNAMDIRPKAAGALRPRVRAA